A single genomic interval of Scylla paramamosain isolate STU-SP2022 chromosome 4, ASM3559412v1, whole genome shotgun sequence harbors:
- the LOC135098037 gene encoding calmodulin-like yields the protein MPRLSQAQIAEAKECYSIYGRRDGIPISELGNALRSLGINPTNAEIKSIVAEIGSPTSVDYEMFMTVLNKDFPPADSPDEIREAFGVFDKDGNGHISATELKHVLMTMGEKLSQDEVDIMIREADIDGDGHIHYEQFVRMMTQK from the exons atgCCACGCCTTAGTCAGGCACAAATTGCTGAAGCTAAAGAATGCTACTCTATTTATGGAAGAAGAGACGGTATCCCCATATCAGAACTAGGGAATGCCTTACGATCCCTCGGCATAAACCCAACCAACGCGGAAATCAAGAGCATAGTTGCCGAAATCGGATCACCCACATCGGTTGATTACGAAATGTTCATG ACCGTACTGAACAAAGACTTCCCTCCTGCGGACTCTCCTGACGAAATTCGGGAGGCTTTTGGTGTGTTCGACAAGGATGGCAATGGTCACATCTCTGCCACCGAACTGAAGCACGTCCTGATGACTATGGGAGAAAAGCTCTCACAGGATGAAGTGGACATCATGATCCGCGAAGCAGACATTGATGGTGATGGACATATACACTACGAACAATTCGTGCGCATGATGACgcaaaaataa